A stretch of Pseudomonas sp. LRP2-20 DNA encodes these proteins:
- a CDS encoding Nif3-like dinuclear metal center hexameric protein has translation MAVALNTLVEEAERYLGSAKIQDYCPNGLQVEGRPQVSRIVSGVTASQALLDAAVEAEADLILVHHGYFWKGENPCVTGIRQRRLKTLLKHDISLLAFHLPLDVHPEVGNNVQLARQLDITVEGPLDPENPKVVGLVGSLAEPVTARDFARRVQEVLGREPLLVEGEQMIRRVGWCTGGGQGYIDTAIAAGVDLYLTGEASEQTYHSARENGVSFVAAGHHATERYGVQALGDYLARRFALEHLFIDCPNPI, from the coding sequence ATGGCCGTCGCACTCAACACCCTGGTCGAGGAAGCCGAACGCTACCTGGGCAGCGCGAAGATCCAGGATTATTGCCCCAACGGGCTGCAGGTCGAGGGGCGGCCGCAGGTCAGTCGCATCGTCAGTGGCGTCACTGCCAGCCAGGCGCTGCTGGATGCCGCGGTCGAGGCCGAGGCCGACCTGATTCTGGTGCACCATGGCTACTTCTGGAAAGGCGAGAATCCGTGCGTTACCGGGATCCGTCAGCGCCGGCTGAAGACCTTGCTGAAGCACGACATCAGCCTGTTGGCGTTTCATCTGCCATTGGATGTGCATCCTGAGGTCGGCAACAACGTGCAGCTGGCGCGGCAGCTCGACATCACCGTCGAAGGCCCGCTGGACCCGGAAAACCCCAAAGTGGTGGGGCTGGTCGGTTCGTTGGCGGAGCCGGTGACTGCACGGGATTTCGCCCGTCGGGTGCAGGAAGTGCTCGGGCGTGAGCCATTGCTGGTGGAAGGTGAGCAGATGATCCGCCGGGTCGGCTGGTGCACCGGGGGTGGGCAGGGTTACATCGATACCGCGATTGCCGCCGGGGTGGACCTGTACCTCACCGGTGAGGCGTCGGAGCAGACCTATCACAGCGCCCGGGAGAACGGGGTCAGCTTTGTTGCCGCGGGCCACCATGCCACCGAGCGGTACGGCGTGCAGGCGCTGGGCGATTACCTGGCGCGTCGGTTTGCCCTGGAGCATCTGTTCATCGACTGCCCGAATCCGATCTGA
- the cysD gene encoding sulfate adenylyltransferase subunit CysD, with protein sequence MVDKLTHLKQLEAESIHIIREVAAEFDNPVMLYSIGKDSAVMLHLARKAFFPGKLPFPVMHVDTQWKFQEMYRFRDKMVEEMGLELITHVNPEGVAQGINPFTHGSSKHTDIMKTQGLKQALDKHGFDAAFGGARRDEEKSRAKERVYSFRDSKHRWDPKNQRPELWNVYNGKVNKGESIRVFPLSNWTELDIWQYIYLEGIPIVPLYFAAEREVIEKNGTLIMIDDERILEHLSEEEKARIVKKKVRFRTLGCYPLTGAVESEAETLTDIIQEMLLTRTSERQGRVIDHDGAGSMEDKKRQGYF encoded by the coding sequence ATGGTCGACAAACTGACGCACTTGAAACAGCTGGAGGCGGAAAGCATCCACATCATCCGCGAGGTGGCCGCCGAGTTCGACAACCCGGTGATGCTGTACTCGATCGGCAAGGATTCCGCCGTGATGCTGCACCTGGCGCGCAAGGCCTTCTTCCCGGGCAAGCTGCCGTTCCCGGTGATGCACGTCGACACCCAGTGGAAATTCCAGGAAATGTACCGCTTCCGCGACAAGATGGTCGAGGAAATGGGCCTGGAGCTGATCACCCACGTCAACCCCGAGGGCGTGGCGCAGGGCATCAACCCGTTCACCCATGGCAGCTCCAAGCACACCGACATCATGAAGACCCAGGGCCTCAAGCAGGCGCTGGACAAGCATGGTTTCGACGCCGCCTTCGGTGGCGCGCGCCGCGACGAAGAGAAGTCGCGGGCCAAGGAGCGCGTTTACTCGTTCCGTGACAGCAAGCACCGCTGGGACCCGAAGAACCAGCGCCCGGAGCTGTGGAACGTCTACAACGGCAAGGTCAACAAGGGCGAGTCGATCCGCGTCTTCCCGCTGTCGAACTGGACCGAGCTGGACATCTGGCAGTACATCTACCTCGAAGGCATCCCGATCGTGCCGCTGTACTTCGCCGCCGAGCGTGAAGTCATCGAGAAGAACGGCACCCTGATCATGATCGACGACGAACGCATCCTCGAGCACCTTTCCGAGGAAGAGAAGGCGCGCATCGTCAAGAAGAAGGTGCGTTTCCGTACCCTCGGCTGCTACCCGCTGACGGGCGCTGTCGAGTCGGAAGCCGAGACCCTGACGGACATCATTCAGGAAATGCTCCTGACCCGTACGTCCGAACGCCAGGGCCGTGTCATCGACCACGATGGCGCCGGTTCCATGGAAGACAAGAAACGCCAAGGCTACTTCTAA
- a CDS encoding amino acid ABC transporter ATP-binding protein → MSEAIKQPAGPEGIIQMQGVNKWYGQFHVLKDINLNVRQGERIVLCGPSGSGKSTTIRCLNRLEEHQQGRIVVDGVELTNDLKQIEAIRREVGMVFQHFNLFPHLSILENCTLAPMWVRKMPRRKAEEIAMHYLERVRIPEQAHKYPGQLSGGQQQRVAIARALCMKPKIMLFDEPTSALDPEMVKEVLDTMVGLAEDGMTMLCVTHEMGFARTVANRVIFMDKGEIVEQAAPDDFFDRPRSDRTKLFLSQILH, encoded by the coding sequence ATGAGTGAAGCGATCAAGCAGCCTGCCGGCCCCGAAGGCATCATCCAGATGCAGGGCGTGAACAAGTGGTACGGCCAGTTCCATGTGCTCAAGGACATCAACCTGAACGTGCGCCAGGGCGAGCGTATCGTCCTGTGCGGGCCGTCCGGTTCGGGCAAGTCGACCACCATCCGCTGCCTCAACCGCCTGGAAGAGCACCAGCAGGGCCGCATCGTGGTCGATGGCGTGGAGCTGACCAACGACCTCAAGCAGATCGAGGCGATCCGCCGCGAGGTGGGCATGGTGTTCCAGCACTTCAACCTGTTCCCGCACCTGAGCATCCTGGAGAACTGCACCTTGGCGCCGATGTGGGTGCGCAAGATGCCGCGGCGCAAGGCCGAGGAAATCGCCATGCACTACCTGGAGCGGGTACGTATTCCGGAGCAGGCGCACAAGTACCCGGGGCAGCTGTCCGGTGGCCAGCAGCAGCGCGTGGCAATTGCCCGGGCGCTGTGCATGAAGCCGAAGATCATGCTGTTCGACGAGCCGACTTCGGCGCTGGACCCGGAAATGGTCAAGGAAGTGCTCGACACCATGGTCGGCCTGGCCGAGGACGGCATGACCATGCTCTGCGTAACCCACGAAATGGGCTTTGCCCGGACCGTGGCGAACCGGGTGATCTTCATGGACAAGGGCGAGATCGTCGAGCAAGCGGCGCCGGATGACTTCTTCGACCGGCCGCGCAGTGACCGGACCAAGTTGTTCCTCAGCCAGATCCTGCACTGA
- a CDS encoding amino acid ABC transporter permease, with product MQNQIGAPKGLSLNDPRVRAWLFQILTIVFVVGLGWYLFHNTQTNLQHRGITSGFDFLDRSAGFGIAQHLIPYVESDSYARVFVIGLLNTLLVTFIGVILATVLGFIIGVARLSPNWMISKLATVYVETFRNIPPLLQILFWYFAVFLTLPGPRGSINIDDTFFISNRGLNMPGASMAEGFWPFVVALVLALVAIVVMVRYANKRFDETGEPFHKFWVGLALLIAIPGACALLFGSPVHWEVPQLKGFNFVGGWVLIPELLALTLALTIYTAAFIAEIVRSGIRSVSHGQTEAAHSLGLRDGPTLRKVIIPQALRVIIPPLTSQYLNLAKNSSLAAGIGYPEMVSLFAGTVLNQTGQAIEVIAITMSVYLAISISISLLMNWYNKRIALIER from the coding sequence ATGCAAAATCAAATCGGCGCACCCAAGGGCTTGTCCCTTAACGATCCGCGTGTGCGCGCGTGGCTGTTCCAGATCCTCACGATCGTCTTCGTGGTCGGCCTGGGCTGGTACTTGTTCCACAACACGCAAACCAACCTGCAACACCGGGGTATCACCTCGGGCTTCGACTTTCTCGACCGCAGTGCCGGCTTCGGTATTGCCCAGCACCTGATCCCCTACGTGGAGTCCGACAGCTATGCGCGGGTGTTCGTCATCGGCCTGCTCAATACGCTGCTGGTGACCTTCATCGGCGTCATCCTGGCGACCGTGCTCGGCTTCATCATCGGTGTGGCGCGGCTGTCGCCGAACTGGATGATCAGCAAGCTGGCGACCGTGTATGTGGAAACCTTCCGCAACATCCCGCCGCTGCTGCAGATCCTGTTCTGGTACTTCGCGGTGTTCCTGACCCTGCCGGGGCCACGGGGCAGCATCAACATCGACGACACCTTCTTCATCAGCAACCGTGGCCTGAACATGCCCGGTGCCTCCATGGCGGAGGGCTTCTGGCCGTTCGTCGTCGCCCTGGTGCTGGCGCTGGTGGCGATCGTGGTGATGGTGCGTTACGCCAACAAACGCTTCGACGAGACCGGCGAGCCGTTCCACAAGTTCTGGGTGGGGCTGGCGCTGCTGATCGCCATTCCTGGCGCCTGCGCATTGCTGTTCGGCAGCCCGGTGCACTGGGAAGTGCCGCAGCTCAAGGGCTTCAACTTCGTTGGTGGCTGGGTGCTGATCCCCGAGCTGCTGGCGCTGACGCTGGCGTTGACCATCTACACCGCAGCGTTCATTGCCGAAATCGTGCGTTCGGGCATTCGTTCGGTGAGCCACGGCCAGACCGAGGCCGCCCACTCGCTCGGCCTGCGTGATGGCCCGACCCTGCGCAAGGTGATCATCCCCCAGGCACTGCGGGTGATCATTCCGCCGCTGACCAGCCAGTACCTGAACCTGGCGAAGAACTCGTCGCTGGCGGCCGGTATCGGCTACCCGGAGATGGTTTCGCTGTTCGCCGGTACCGTGCTCAACCAGACCGGCCAGGCCATCGAGGTGATCGCCATCACCATGAGTGTCTATCTCGCCATCAGCATCAGCATTTCGCTGCTGATGAACTGGTACAACAAGCGCATTGCGCTGATCGAGCGGTGA
- a CDS encoding IS3 family transposase (programmed frameshift): MGKYTEQFKLTAITAYLDGNNGFRKVAQHFGIDFSLLRRWVSSYQRNSSLPPRSPGRGYDDGFKRQVVSYMHEHRLSMRQTAAHFGLGQSSRIGNWQRQYYSGDLVAPVDRQKKPIKVPKKIKPAKPTDTDDSQKSRDQLIAELEYLRMENAVLKELGFTGGKGTNIGEKALIVSRLKRRFPLPDLLGLVGLARSTFYYQVQSQQKPDKYAELNEKIQQIYHKEKGRYGYRRVALVIRKEGVQVNKKVIEKLMAALGLKSLVRPKKYQSYRGAVGKIAANLLERNFVAQRPNQKWVSDVTEFKVAQQKLYLSPVMDLYNGEIIAYETASRPQYSLVGNMLDKALNTLGEKPKLVLHTDQGWQYQQAQYRHKLRSRGVKQSMSRKGNCLDNAAMESFFGTLKSEFFYLKRFESIDELKAGLDEYIHYYNHDRIKLKLNGLSPVEYRTQAAA, translated from the exons ATGGGCAAGTACACAGAGCAGTTCAAGCTCACAGCCATCACCGCTTACCTGGATGGCAATAATGGCTTCCGAAAGGTAGCCCAACATTTCGGTATCGACTTCAGCCTGCTGCGCCGATGGGTTTCCAGCTATCAGCGCAATTCCAGCCTTCCTCCACGTTCGCCTGGGCGGGGTTATGACGACGGTTTTAAGCGGCAGGTGGTCAGCTACATGCACGAGCATCGTCTTTCTATGCGGCAAACCGCAGCGCATTTTGGCCTCGGCCAATCGTCGCGGATAGGCAACTGGCAGCGGCAGTACTACAGTGGTGACCTTGTAGCTCCCGTCGACCGCCAGAAAAAGCCGATCAAAGTGCCGAAGAAGATCAAACCTGCAAAACCCACAGATACCGACGACTCGCAAAAGTCCCGAGACCAACTGATCGCGGAGCTCGAATACCTGCGCATGGAGAATGCTGTTTTAAAGGAGCTC GGCTTTACGGGAGGAAAAGGAACGAATATCGGGGAAAAAGCCCTGATCGTTTCCAGGCTCAAGCGTAGATTTCCTTTGCCTGACCTGCTGGGGCTGGTCGGGCTGGCTCGCAGTACCTTTTATTATCAGGTGCAAAGCCAGCAGAAGCCGGACAAATATGCCGAGCTTAACGAGAAGATTCAGCAGATCTATCACAAAGAGAAAGGGCGCTACGGCTATCGACGCGTTGCACTCGTGATTAGAAAGGAGGGGGTGCAGGTCAACAAGAAGGTCATCGAGAAACTGATGGCTGCCCTAGGGCTGAAGTCACTGGTACGCCCCAAGAAATATCAGTCCTACCGAGGTGCCGTGGGCAAGATAGCGGCGAATTTGCTGGAGCGAAATTTCGTCGCCCAGCGTCCTAACCAAAAATGGGTGAGTGACGTAACCGAGTTCAAGGTGGCTCAACAGAAGCTCTATCTTTCGCCAGTGATGGACTTGTACAACGGGGAAATCATCGCCTATGAGACGGCTAGCCGCCCCCAGTACAGCCTGGTTGGAAATATGCTGGATAAGGCACTCAATACCTTGGGAGAAAAGCCGAAGCTAGTGCTCCACACCGACCAGGGATGGCAGTACCAGCAGGCTCAATATCGTCACAAGCTTCGCAGTCGCGGCGTGAAACAGAGCATGTCTCGTAAAGGCAATTGCCTGGACAATGCGGCTATGGAAAGCTTCTTCGGGACGCTCAAGTCAGAGTTTTTCTACCTAAAGCGTTTCGAGAGTATTGATGAATTGAAAGCAGGCCTGGATGAGTACATTCACTACTACAACCATGACCGCATCAAGCTGAAGCTCAATGGCCTGAGCCCTGTCGAGTACAGGACCCAGGCGGCAGCTTAA
- the algW gene encoding Do family serine endopeptidase AlgW, which produces MFKALRYFGWPLLTGILIAVLIIQRYPEWVGLPSQDVNLQQAPQTTRIMQGPVSYADAVTLAAPAVVNLYTTKVVNKTAHPLFEDPQFRRFFGDNLPKQRRWESSLGSAVIMSPEGYLLTNNHVTSGADQIVVALKDGRETLARVIGSDPETDLAVLKIDLKNLPAITIGRSDTIHIGDVVLAIGNPFGVGQTVTMGIISATGRNQLGLNNYEDFIQTDAAINPGNSGGALVDANGNLVGINTAIFSKSGGSQGIGFAIPIKLALEVMKSIVEHGQVIRGWLGIEVQPLSQELAESFGMQGRPGIVVAGIFRDGPAQKAGLQLGDVILSINGEPAGDGRKSMNQVARIKPTDKITIEVMRNGQQLKLIAEVGLRPPPAPAANPEEK; this is translated from the coding sequence ATGTTCAAGGCTTTGCGTTACTTTGGCTGGCCCCTGCTCACCGGTATTCTGATCGCCGTACTGATCATCCAGCGCTACCCGGAGTGGGTCGGCCTGCCCAGCCAGGACGTCAACCTGCAGCAAGCCCCGCAAACCACACGGATCATGCAGGGCCCGGTGTCCTACGCCGACGCCGTGACCCTCGCCGCCCCGGCGGTGGTCAACCTGTACACCACCAAGGTGGTGAACAAGACCGCTCACCCGCTGTTCGAAGACCCGCAGTTCCGCCGCTTCTTCGGCGACAACCTGCCCAAGCAGCGCCGTTGGGAGTCGAGCCTGGGTTCGGCGGTGATCATGAGCCCCGAAGGCTATCTGCTGACCAACAACCACGTCACCAGCGGCGCCGACCAGATCGTCGTGGCCCTGAAGGACGGCCGTGAAACCCTGGCACGGGTCATTGGCAGCGACCCGGAAACCGACCTAGCGGTGCTGAAGATCGACCTGAAGAACCTGCCCGCCATCACCATTGGCCGCTCCGACACCATCCACATCGGCGATGTCGTGCTGGCCATCGGCAACCCGTTCGGCGTTGGCCAGACCGTGACCATGGGCATCATCAGCGCCACCGGCCGCAACCAGTTGGGCCTGAACAACTACGAAGACTTCATCCAGACCGACGCGGCAATCAACCCGGGCAACTCCGGCGGTGCGCTGGTCGACGCCAATGGCAACCTGGTGGGCATCAACACGGCGATCTTCTCCAAGTCCGGCGGCTCCCAGGGCATCGGCTTCGCCATCCCGATCAAGCTGGCGCTGGAGGTGATGAAGTCGATCGTCGAGCACGGCCAGGTGATTCGTGGCTGGCTGGGCATCGAGGTGCAGCCGTTGAGCCAGGAACTGGCCGAGTCGTTCGGCATGCAAGGCCGCCCAGGCATCGTGGTGGCCGGTATCTTCCGCGACGGCCCGGCGCAGAAGGCCGGGTTGCAGCTGGGTGACGTGATCCTGAGCATCAACGGTGAACCTGCCGGCGACGGGCGCAAGTCGATGAACCAGGTGGCGCGGATCAAGCCGACCGACAAGATCACCATCGAGGTGATGCGCAATGGTCAGCAGTTGAAGCTGATTGCCGAAGTGGGCCTGCGCCCGCCGCCGGCACCGGCTGCCAACCCGGAAGAAAAGTAA
- a CDS encoding amino acid ABC transporter substrate-binding protein produces MKMLKTTLAVLTAAAALGAVSTAQAGATLDAVKKKGFVQCGVSDGLPGFSVPDAQGKIVGIDADVCRAVAAAVFGDATKVKFSQLNAKERFTALQSGEVDVLSRNTTWTSSRDAGMGLVFAGVTYYDGVGFLVNKKLGVSSAKELDGATICIQAGTTTELNVSDFFRANNLKYTPITFDTSDESAKSLESGRCDVLTSDKSQLFAQRSKLAAPTDYVVLPETISKEPLGPVVRKGDEDWFSIVKWTLFAMLNAEEAGITSKNVEAEAKATKNPDVARLLGADGEYGKDLKLPKDWVVQIVKQVGNYGEVFEKNLGQSTDLKIDRGMNALWNNGGIQYAPPVR; encoded by the coding sequence ATGAAGATGTTGAAAACCACCCTGGCAGTCCTGACCGCTGCCGCTGCACTGGGCGCCGTGAGCACCGCCCAGGCCGGCGCCACCCTCGATGCGGTAAAGAAGAAGGGCTTCGTCCAGTGTGGCGTGAGCGACGGTCTTCCAGGCTTCTCGGTACCTGATGCGCAGGGCAAGATCGTGGGTATCGACGCCGACGTCTGCCGCGCCGTGGCCGCCGCCGTGTTCGGTGACGCGACCAAGGTCAAGTTCAGCCAGCTCAACGCCAAGGAACGCTTCACCGCGTTGCAGTCGGGCGAAGTCGACGTGCTGTCGCGCAACACCACCTGGACCAGCTCGCGCGATGCCGGCATGGGCCTGGTGTTCGCCGGCGTCACCTACTATGACGGCGTTGGCTTCCTGGTCAACAAGAAGCTTGGCGTTTCCAGCGCCAAGGAGCTCGACGGCGCGACCATCTGCATCCAGGCCGGTACCACCACCGAACTGAACGTGTCGGACTTCTTCCGTGCCAACAACCTGAAGTACACCCCGATCACCTTCGACACCTCTGACGAGAGCGCCAAGTCGCTGGAGTCTGGCCGTTGCGACGTGCTGACCTCGGACAAGTCGCAGCTGTTCGCCCAGCGCTCCAAGCTGGCTGCGCCGACCGACTACGTGGTCCTGCCGGAAACCATTTCCAAGGAACCGCTGGGCCCGGTGGTGCGTAAAGGCGACGAAGACTGGTTCAGCATCGTCAAGTGGACCCTGTTCGCCATGCTCAACGCCGAAGAGGCCGGCATCACCTCGAAGAACGTCGAGGCCGAGGCCAAGGCCACCAAGAACCCGGACGTCGCCCGCTTGCTGGGCGCGGATGGCGAGTACGGCAAGGACCTCAAGCTGCCCAAGGACTGGGTAGTGCAGATCGTCAAGCAAGTCGGCAACTATGGCGAAGTGTTCGAGAAGAACCTGGGCCAGAGCACCGACCTGAAGATCGACCGTGGCATGAACGCCCTGTGGAACAACGGCGGCATCCAGTACGCGCCACCTGTGCGCTGA
- a CDS encoding amino acid ABC transporter permease, translating to MNAHVFKPDMPPPVKTVGVLAWMRANLFSSWLNTLLTLFAVYLVWLIVPPLVQWALIDANWVGTTRADCTKDGACWVFVQQRFGQFMYGYYPVELRWRVDLTVWLAVLGAAPLFIKRFPRKAVYGLGFLVLYPVLAYTLLHGGLLGLSNVATSQWGGLMLTLVIATVGIVGALPLGILLALGRRSRMPAVKVVCVTFIEFWRGVPLITVLFMSSVMLPLFLPEGMSFDKLLRAMIGVILFQSAYVAEVVRGGLQAIPKGQYEAAAAMGLGYWRAMGLVILPQALKLVIPGIVNTFIALFKDTSLVIIIGLFDLLNSVKQAAADPAWLGMATEGYVFAALVFWIFCFGMSRYSMHLERKLDTGHKR from the coding sequence GTGAATGCCCATGTTTTCAAACCCGATATGCCGCCACCGGTGAAAACCGTCGGCGTGCTCGCATGGATGCGTGCAAACCTGTTCTCCAGCTGGCTCAACACCCTGCTGACGCTGTTCGCCGTGTACCTGGTGTGGCTGATCGTGCCACCGTTGGTGCAATGGGCATTGATCGACGCCAACTGGGTCGGCACTACCCGGGCCGACTGCACAAAGGATGGCGCCTGCTGGGTGTTCGTGCAGCAGCGCTTTGGCCAGTTCATGTACGGCTACTACCCGGTCGAGCTGCGCTGGCGCGTCGATCTCACCGTGTGGCTGGCCGTGCTGGGTGCCGCGCCGTTGTTCATCAAGCGCTTCCCGCGCAAGGCCGTCTATGGCCTGGGCTTCCTGGTGCTGTACCCGGTGCTCGCCTACACCTTGCTGCACGGTGGCCTGCTGGGCCTGAGCAACGTCGCCACCAGCCAGTGGGGCGGGCTGATGCTGACCCTGGTGATCGCCACCGTGGGCATCGTCGGTGCCTTGCCGCTGGGCATTCTGCTGGCCCTCGGGCGGCGTTCGAGGATGCCTGCGGTGAAGGTGGTCTGCGTCACCTTCATCGAGTTCTGGCGTGGTGTGCCGCTGATCACCGTGCTGTTCATGTCGTCGGTGATGCTGCCGTTGTTCCTGCCTGAAGGCATGAGCTTCGACAAGCTGCTGCGGGCGATGATCGGGGTGATCCTGTTCCAGTCGGCGTACGTCGCCGAGGTGGTGCGCGGTGGCCTGCAGGCCATCCCCAAGGGCCAGTACGAAGCTGCCGCGGCCATGGGCCTGGGCTACTGGCGCGCGATGGGCCTGGTGATTCTGCCGCAAGCGCTCAAGCTGGTGATCCCCGGCATCGTCAACACCTTCATCGCCCTGTTCAAGGACACCAGCCTGGTGATCATCATCGGCCTTTTCGACCTGCTCAACAGCGTCAAGCAAGCCGCCGCTGACCCGGCCTGGCTGGGCATGGCCACCGAGGGCTATGTGTTCGCCGCCCTGGTGTTCTGGATTTTCTGTTTCGGTATGTCCCGCTACTCCATGCACCTGGAGCGCAAGCTGGACACTGGCCACAAGCGTTAG
- the cysN gene encoding sulfate adenylyltransferase subunit CysN gives MSHQSDLISEDILAYLAQHERKELLRFLTCGNVDDGKSTLIGRLLHDSKMIYEDHLEAITRDSKKVGTTGEEVDLALLVDGLQAEREQGITIDVAYRYFSTAKRKFIIADTPGHEQYTRNMATGASTCDLAIILVDARYGVQTQTRRHSYIASLLGIKHIVVAINKMDLKGFDEAVFESIKADYLKFADAINLAPSSLHFVPMSALKGDNVVNHSERSPWYAGPTLMEILETVEVSADRNFTDLRFPVQYVNRPNLNFRGFAGTLASGVVHKGDEIVVLPSGKSSRVKSIVTYEGELESAGPGQAVTLTMEDEIDISRGDLLVHADNVPPVTDQFDAMLVWMAEEPMLPGKKYDIKRATSYVPGSIASITHKVDVNTLEQGAASALQLNEIGRVKVALDASIALDGYDSNRTTGAFIVIDRLTNGTVGAGMIIAPPVLPHGSTGQHGKLAHVATEERALRFGQQPATVLFSGLSGAGKSTLAYAVERKLFDMGRAVYVLDGQNLRHDLNKGLPQDRAGRTENWRRAAHVARQFNEAGLLTLAAFVAPDAEGREQAKALIGKERLVTVYVQASPLACRERDPQGLYAAGGDNIPGESFPYDVPLDADLVIDTQNTSVEEGVKQVLDVLRQRGAI, from the coding sequence ATGTCGCACCAATCTGATCTGATCAGCGAGGACATCCTCGCTTACCTGGCCCAGCACGAGCGCAAGGAACTGCTGCGCTTCCTGACTTGCGGCAACGTCGACGATGGCAAGAGCACCCTGATCGGGCGCCTGCTGCACGACTCGAAGATGATCTACGAGGACCACCTCGAGGCCATCACCCGTGATTCGAAGAAAGTCGGCACCACCGGCGAAGAAGTCGACCTGGCACTGCTGGTCGACGGCCTGCAGGCCGAGCGCGAGCAGGGCATCACCATCGATGTCGCTTACCGCTACTTCTCCACGGCCAAGCGCAAGTTCATCATTGCCGACACCCCCGGCCACGAGCAGTACACCCGCAACATGGCCACCGGTGCATCCACCTGTGACCTGGCGATCATCCTGGTCGATGCCCGCTACGGCGTGCAGACCCAGACCCGCCGCCACAGCTACATCGCCTCGCTGCTGGGCATCAAGCACATCGTGGTCGCGATCAACAAGATGGACCTCAAGGGCTTCGATGAAGCAGTCTTCGAGTCGATCAAGGCCGATTACCTGAAGTTCGCCGACGCCATCAACCTGGCCCCGAGCAGCCTGCACTTCGTGCCGATGTCGGCGCTCAAGGGCGACAACGTGGTCAACCACAGCGAGCGTTCGCCGTGGTATGCCGGCCCGACGCTGATGGAAATCCTCGAAACCGTCGAAGTGTCGGCCGACCGCAACTTCACCGACCTGCGTTTCCCGGTGCAGTACGTCAACCGTCCGAACCTGAACTTCCGCGGCTTCGCCGGCACCCTCGCCAGCGGCGTGGTGCACAAGGGCGATGAAATCGTCGTGCTGCCTTCGGGCAAGAGCAGCCGGGTCAAGTCCATCGTCACCTACGAAGGTGAACTGGAAAGCGCTGGCCCAGGCCAGGCCGTGACCCTGACCATGGAAGACGAGATCGACATCTCCCGTGGTGACCTGCTGGTTCACGCCGATAACGTGCCGCCGGTGACCGACCAGTTCGATGCCATGCTGGTGTGGATGGCCGAAGAACCGATGCTCCCAGGCAAGAAATACGACATCAAGCGCGCCACCAGCTACGTGCCGGGCTCGATTGCCAGCATCACCCACAAGGTCGATGTGAACACCCTGGAGCAGGGCGCTGCCAGCGCGCTGCAGCTGAACGAGATCGGCCGCGTCAAGGTGGCCCTGGACGCCTCGATTGCCCTGGACGGTTACGACAGCAACCGCACCACCGGTGCGTTCATCGTCATCGACCGCCTGACCAACGGCACCGTCGGCGCCGGCATGATCATCGCGCCGCCAGTCCTGCCCCACGGCAGCACCGGCCAGCATGGCAAGCTCGCTCACGTGGCCACCGAAGAGCGTGCCCTGCGCTTCGGCCAGCAGCCGGCCACCGTGCTGTTCAGCGGCCTGTCTGGCGCTGGCAAGAGCACCCTGGCCTATGCCGTCGAGCGCAAGCTGTTCGACATGGGCCGTGCGGTGTACGTGCTCGATGGCCAGAACCTGCGCCACGACCTGAACAAGGGCCTGCCGCAGGACCGCGCCGGCCGCACCGAGAACTGGCGCCGCGCCGCCCATGTGGCGCGCCAGTTCAACGAAGCCGGCCTGCTGACCCTGGCTGCATTCGTCGCCCCGGATGCCGAAGGCCGCGAGCAGGCCAAGGCGCTGATCGGCAAGGAGCGCCTGGTGACCGTTTACGTGCAGGCCTCGCCGCTGGCATGCCGCGAGCGTGACCCGCAGGGCTTGTACGCTGCCGGTGGCGACAACATCCCGGGCGAAAGCTTCCCGTACGATGTGCCGCTGGATGCCGACCTGGTGATCGATACCCAGAACACCAGCGTTGAAGAAGGCGTGAAGCAGGTGCTGGATGTGCTGCGTCAGCGTGGCGCGATCTAA